Part of the Nicotiana sylvestris chromosome 2, ASM39365v2, whole genome shotgun sequence genome, CATATCAAAATTTTGAATGTATTCCCCTTCAAACTGAAAGTTGAGTTTTAATTGGATAAAAATTGAGGTATACCACTGTGAGCCTCATATTAATACCCAAAAAGAggagaaaattttaaattaagaaaTTATGATCCTGGTTTTGAATTTTACATTAAGATTCTCATATGAAGTCCCTAATAAATCTTCGCCCTTTCCCATCCTCATGTGACATGTCACTCTCATTTTTCTCTTTGACTTTTCTAGTATTAAATAAATAGGGGCATGAATGATTCTTGCTCCCTACATTCACTTTTACTAGTTATTAGCAAATAATAAATAACGTGCATAATTTACTATGGTCTTAATTAATTGATATATAGTTTTAATGGATTTGAAAACTGATTTGAAATAAGTAATTAATGCTAAGggcaaaatagaaaaaaaattatttttctcttaatatgcgaaaaataatatataaaaataataaattattttaaaaatatttgacAACTAAAAGTGAGCGCAGAAAATATAACTTATAACTTACAAGTACCACTAAATAATTAACTAAACTATTATTGACTGTCATTATTAGTTTCATATTTTTTCTATATTTAAGCTCATTTACATATATGTACCGATTCACTTCATTTTGAAGAACTTGATCTTatcctcttctttttctttttatatttttatttattaataatgCATCTATTATCTCCATTAGCTTTAATTATAAGATAATATAGATTCTCTTTAATCGAACGTACATATATGCTTATTTGAATAATTGAATGATCAAACTAGACTAAAAAATTACTCTATGATTAAAATTATTACTTTTTCAGAAAAAGGAAGAAATTATATATTCTCTCTGTTTTATGTTATGTGGCAAAATATAAAGTATGAGAtttaaactatttattatttGATATAATTTTTCAGATAATTTCTTTAAGTTTTTtaataaatatacatatatacatatttgAAAGCAATATATATAAAAGTAATAATTGTGTCACCTAAAAAGTATAGAGGAATAGTATGAAGTTACTGTCTACTCACCCAACCACAATCCTCCATATCCGTGACAACCCTACCATTTAACCGTATCAAAGTATTAAAAATAACAAAGctaaaacgaaaaagaaaaaaaaggatttAAAATCTGAGTTTTCCTTTATTCCGTACCTCAATTCTCTGATAGGGACTTTGTATTCTTCCCAATTAAATTGCTTTATTCCCTTTGATATATAACTAGTAATATCTCTCTCTCTGTCTTTTATTGACTATTCTAATGGGCCCCACTTTCCACCACCCACCCAAACTCCTAGGGCCCACTAGAATAGCCCAATTTTTTGTAGTCAGCAACAAAACCGGGTCCACATGAATCATCTACGTGCAACAATTGGTCCACATAAAGCACCTCACGTATAACTTTGTACGTATTTTTATTTAGATACAACCCCCTAGTCTAGTTTATATGAATAAGGATACTAGTTTTAAATGgagtttttgatttttttcttctctctttcctCTCTTACATTTAATAATGGCTtaagagagaggagagagagagagaagtgaAGAAAGAATACAAAGAGTTTGTGTTAAAGATGAGTTGTTTTTTTggaaaaatcaagaaaaatacCCTTTGGGTAAGTGTGTTGGTACACGGATCTTGTTTTTATGGAAAATGGGTATTTTTAAGGAAAATGGGtgttttttattctttattatatTTCTTGATTAGTTTATCGATTTGTGATTTGTATTTGGCGAAATGATTACCTGAGTTGGTGGGTTAATGGGGTTTATCATGATGTGTATTTCTTTATCTTTAATCCAATTAAGTATGCTTTTTTAATGTTATTTCATTtggctttttcttttttaaacttatatatttataattttttaatcTGTTTGTGGGATCTTCCAGGTTTTGAAAGAAGCTGGTGGGGGTGTTTGACTTTGGAGCTGAAGAGGGGTTGTTTTGCTTTTTGAGGTAATAGTTTGGTTTTTTGTCTGATGATGGGTATGAAAGTGGCATTTGGTAGGCCTACAAGTTTGATGGTATTATTTGCTGATAACTATTGTTTGTTAGAGGTTAAAAAGTTTTGATCTTTGGCTTAGTTGATAGAGATATTGGGATTTTTTCCAGCTTTAGTTTTGGTGTTGAAAAGGTTGTTTTTAAGGTGATTGATCATTTATGGTTTATCTGCACATTGTATGAGGGATGTTTACACTGAATTTGAAGGTTGGAGTTTGATTTCTTGATTTACTACCACCCTTTGATGGACTTGAAGAAATTGTCAGTAGAAAACTTGGTAAATTTCATAGGGGATTTGAAGGGAATTCTTGAATTTGAAACTTCTTCTGAGCTAAAGGAGGAAAAGAACAGATTTTTTACTGGTTATCAGGTGTTCTAGGCTGATTAAAGAAAATGGATGAAGAGGTTAATTCTTGGATTAGGAGAacaaagttttctcatacagttTGTCATAGGTTGGATTCTGCAAGATTGGCCTCTATTCCTTTTACTATTCAGTCAGGAAGAATTGCTGGTGCAAAAACTAGACCTGGAACTGCTTCTCCTAATCCAAGAACTGAGCCGGCCGTTGCGCGACTTCAGCGCAACCCAACTACAAACAAACAGAGGACTGAATCACCTCATCCAGAAACAGCAATTTCCGATACCTTTAAGGAAGCTCGATCTAGTCAGAAGAGATTCTCAACTCCACATCCACAAAGGAAGGAACATGAGAAGAAAATTATGAGCAAGTCGTTTCACAAAGATTCCCGCGGAACAAAGTCGCCTATGTTAAGGTCTCCTGGTTCAAGATCTCCAGCAAATACAAGCCCCCTTCGGCATTTCACATCAATGAAGTTCCATGATAAATCAAAGAGCCGGAAGGATTCAGCATGGAGTAGGTACTTTGATCATGGTGGTGGTAGGGTCAGTTCTGTAGAAACAGCAGATGAGTATACAATTGATCTTTCTAAGCTGTTTCTTGGGCTAAGATTTGCGCACGGTGCGCACAGTCAGCTTTATCATGGGAAATACAAGGATGAGGCTGTCGCGGTGAAAATTATTAGAATAACAGATGATGACGAAATTGGAGCTTTAGCAACTCGATTGGAGAATCAGTTTATTAGAGAAGTTACTCTCTTGTCTCGTCTCCACCATCCAAATGTTGTAAAGGTAGTAAAATGGAGTTAAATTTCTTATCTGGTTCATTTCATTTAAGTATATGGTTGCATCTATTTAACTGTGTCTGATTATCTTGCCTAAAAAATTTCATTCCATCATATGCCTCTATAACTATAGTCTCCATTTTTAGAAAATAGAGCAATTGTGCTAACTTGTTTTCCTTATAAAACGTCTTTGTGATTTGGTTCATATGACCCCTTGCAGTTCGTAGGTGCATGCAAACAACCACCAGTCTTTTGTGTTGTTACTGAGTATCTATCGGAGGGTTCTTTGAGAGCATACCTGCATAAGCTTGAGCATAAATCCCTAGCCCTGGGCAAATTGATAGCACTTGCCATGGATATTGCTCGTGGAATGGAATATATTCACTCACAAGACATTATTCATCGGGACCTCAAACCAGAGAATATACTTATCAATGAGGAATTTCACCTGAAAATTGCTGATTTTGGAATTGCTTGTGAGGAGGCATACTGTGATCTCCTGGCTGATGATCCAGGTACTTACCGTTGGATGGCACCAGAGAtgattaagagaaaatcatatggCCGGAAGGTTGATGTGTATGGCTTTGGACTCATTCTATGGGAAATGGTGGCTGGAACCATTCCTTATGAAGATATGACACCAGTACAGGCTGCTTTTGCTGTCGTAAACAAGGTAAGCTCCAAATTTCGGTGTTTTCTTATTCATCTATTTCTGGCACTCTTGTAATATTGTGTTATTTTGAGCTTTATAATCAATTATCATTGAATGGTAAAGTATCATTCACTAAACGCTTTATTTCCTTCCCAAAGAACTTGTTGGCGCAAATAACTTTGACCTCTGCATGGCTGAATATTTTGACGTAATAACAACCCACATACCCCTCGGGCATCCTCCGTCCCTTCCAGCAAAAATCTTGTCTTTTGATGCCTCTTCATATTCTGCGAATTAGGGTTATATGTAATCCTAAAAGTACTTGTCTTTTTGGCCTTCAGAATATGCGACCACCTATTCCTGGGGATTGCCCTCCAGCCATGAAAGCTTTAATTGAACTGTGTTGGGCTCTGCAGCCAGAAAAGAGGCCTGAGTTTTGGCAGATTGTGAAGGTACTGGAGCAGTTCGAGTCATCAGTTGCTCATGACGGAACTCTGAATCCTGTGCAAAAGTCAATGTTGCAAGATCACAAGAAAGGGCTTCATCATTGGATCCAAAAGCTTGGTCCCGTACATCAAAATGCTTTGTTACATCAAACTGCTTCATCAATGCCAATGCCAAAACCCAAGTTCGCTTGAATTTGCTGGATGATCTGACATTTGTGGTTTTACCAGGTCGTTGTGTAATTAATCTGCTTTTGGGTTACATACTGCTGTATATCTCCTCCCCGCCATTAAGCGAATGTGAATGTTTAGGTTGTAGGTTTGCATTGGGTGGCCTCTGTAATTTTATATGATAGGTAAACAAAGTATGATCATCAGATCTTGAATGCAAGTGCCATCTGTAAGGCTTGGTATAGCCTTTGTAATTTTACATGATAGGTACACAAAATATGATCATCAGATTTTGGATGCAAGTGCCATCTGTAAGGCTAGGTTGAGCTGAATGCAATAAATTCCAAACCTTTTTTAAAGGGGTATATTATATATTTCTCAAGACAAGACGACCTTTGCTAATAATTATATAGTGGTTTTACTTGCATTAAACAGTTCTCCTGAAGCTTTCAGCTGCCTGTATTGCAAGCATAATGTTGCTTGTTTAAGTTTCCTTAAAAATGCATTGCCTGCTTGCTGTTTGGGGTGATTTTTGGGTCGACGATAAGGTTTGTGATTTTTGGATATGTAGTTTGTTGAAGCTTGGCATCTGCACCCCCCTGCTGCTGATTGTTGGTGACATGACTAATGCATATTGTTAATTGTAGATGTATGTTTCTGTACCCTTATTTTGCATTTTCGTGTCGGGTAATATTAACTGAAACATAATACAGTGCTCATCTGAATGTAAAAACTGGTAGCATTTATCAACATTGGATTTAACATGGATCTTTAGTTGGAGAAGCCGATTGGTCAGCTTCTATGTTGcacggactctccaaaatgtagCCGCACCCGTATTGGATCCttcaaaaatgcactacttttggaggacCCGACATGTATCCCGCtacattttcggagagtccgagcaacataggtcAGTATTTTATTTACTTAGCCACTCAATATATGTGTGCAGATTTTCTTGAATGAATACATTTGACTCCCAGACATATTTTGCATAGTTGAGATGGTTGTGGTTGACACAGAGGACACAATCTAAAGATTGAGATAGCTCCAGCATTGACGAGGGTTCCTTTTGAAAGGACTAACAGTTTAGAAAGATGAATCTTTATAGTTTTCCCCTTGGATGCACACGATTAACGTTGGACCTTAAAGGGAAAACATATGTGAAGATGATAGGTTGCTAAGGTGCATCACTTGCCTTGTTTGTTCAATTGTTTTCATTTAACAATTGTTTCCAACTAGGCCAAAGTACATTAGAATGAAAGCAAGTTAACACCCTCTTTCACCCTTCATGTTTTGCCAGAGTTTTCCTTTGCAGGGTGCAGGTCAGAAAATATAGCTGGGTCAATGGTTCCGTACGTTTTAAAGGAAAGAAGATAATGTGATTACTTCACTTGCTACTTGTTTCATCAACTTGCAGAGACTTGGTTTTCTTTCTGTTGGTATCAAGAGATAGGTATGTAAGCCCATCTACTCCACTACCTCTTGAATGGAAATTAAATATCTTCTCATTTATTACCCATATTGCTATATCTACAATGAATATAAGGACCACAAAGTGGGTACTGAACTTTACTAATGTTGCACTTGCATGTTATACATGTATCGACTGGTTCCTGGAAATATTGTAATTCATTTCCTTTTTATTTGAATAATGAAAGGAAAGACAACTAGTAAGGTTTTGTATGTGTGCATGAATCTTGGAAGAGACTATATCAAAAACCAGTGGCTGCATCGATTAGTTTTGTGACGTTCAATGAACCATCGTTTGCATCATGGTATCCGCGATACTTGTAATGTGATTAGAATCTGTATAGATGTATTCTGATTCCTTTTGACAGTGAAATTCATGTTTTGTGTGTTACTTTGGAGTTTCACATGTTACCTATTCTGGATATGTTTAATGTTGTGGTTCATGTGAATGGAAGCTTTGAGAGGTTATGGAGGGACTTCAGAGATGTGGTCCTTCCTTTTATCTAACACCTACTACAATAATTGAGAAGATTTTTCTGTCACATTTTTAAGTTTATGCAACATTTTAAAGATATTACCACTCTCATTCCTATTTTGGGATAGGATTATTATACAACATGTCGTCTTGTAATCAGAGTGATGGGTAACTAAAGTTCAACATATTCATAAGACGACTGTTGTTAATGTGCAGATAGTAAGATGGATGTTTGGATGTACAAGATTAGAAATGATCACATTCGCGCAAGTAGGACACATTAAAAagttgcttgattttgaaaacttTTCTAGGGAAAAATCTCTAAAGCTACAAAGCATTCTAGAAgtttttttttggttgaaaaatcACGAGAAACATAAACTAAACATGTCTGGTTTATGGTTGAAAAATCACGAGAAACATAATCTAAAACATGTCTGGTTTTGAAAACAAGACATTCTTAGTATACTTGGTTTATAGAAACCAGTCTCACTGGTGTTCGAATCGGCTCTCAAACCAAACATGTGATTTTGTTTGTAGAGTCAACATATGCGTCTTATTTATTGGGACTCAGctggaacaataacaacaacgacgactaatcccacaaagtggggtctgaggaggataATGTATATGCAGATCTTATCCCTACTCCGATGGAGTAGAAAAGCTGTTTCCGATAGATCCCCGGCTCAGGAAGAcggaaagaaaacaagaagagacAATTTATCAGTATCGTCAACAGAAACCATAGAAATAGTAACAACATCATAAAAACCATAAAATATATGACATGCAATAACAATAACCAGTAATTCAGGCCCGGAGCTATGAAAAATAGAAAGGATACTGTGGACACAACATTAACTACTAGCCGTTTAAGATCAATCCTATCAAACCAGCCTCATCCCCGGTATGAGGTCGAAAAAGCTGGACTATTTCCtagcctacaaccctaatgcaCGATCTCtagaccttcctatcaagggccatgtcctcggaaatctgtaGTCGTGCCATGCCCTACCTGATCATTTCTCtctaatacttcttaggccgccctccaACTCTTCTCGTATCCATCAAAGCCAAttgctcacacctcctcaccggagcatcaaggcttctcctccgcatgtgcccgaaccatctgagcctcgcttctcgcatcttgtcatccacagaggtcacgcccaccttctcccgaatatcttcattcctagcCTTATTCATCCTTGTGTAcgcgcacatccacctcaacatcctcatctttgctaccttcatcttccggtaatttttcgattttttttttctttcagaaAAACAGCTTTTGCAATAAAGAAAACGTGTATTGAAAATTTATAAGTATACTCATATGGGTGGAAGAAAAACTTTTCTGGGAGATATCCCAATGCCACTTCTTCAGAATAACAGTTCTGAAAAGAAAGATCTTGCAGAAGTCtttaaaaaacttttaaaaaaagatttaatTAAAGAAATTTGAGAAACAGAGTTCAGCATTTCTGCCCTCTGCTATGCAAGAAGCGTTTCTTCTTCTTAAATAATTCATTTAATTTATACAATAATGAGaacctttttttctttatcttttttcgGTTTTGAGTATTTAATATTCAactaaaataaagaaattaaatcGATTGAGATAGAATTTCTTTATACATAAAAGCA contains:
- the LOC104239802 gene encoding serine/threonine/tyrosine-protein kinase HT1; translation: MDEEVNSWIRRTKFSHTVCHRLDSARLASIPFTIQSGRIAGAKTRPGTASPNPRTEPAVARLQRNPTTNKQRTESPHPETAISDTFKEARSSQKRFSTPHPQRKEHEKKIMSKSFHKDSRGTKSPMLRSPGSRSPANTSPLRHFTSMKFHDKSKSRKDSAWSRYFDHGGGRVSSVETADEYTIDLSKLFLGLRFAHGAHSQLYHGKYKDEAVAVKIIRITDDDEIGALATRLENQFIREVTLLSRLHHPNVVKFVGACKQPPVFCVVTEYLSEGSLRAYLHKLEHKSLALGKLIALAMDIARGMEYIHSQDIIHRDLKPENILINEEFHLKIADFGIACEEAYCDLLADDPGTYRWMAPEMIKRKSYGRKVDVYGFGLILWEMVAGTIPYEDMTPVQAAFAVVNKNMRPPIPGDCPPAMKALIELCWALQPEKRPEFWQIVKVLEQFESSVAHDGTLNPVQKSMLQDHKKGLHHWIQKLGPVHQNALLHQTASSMPMPKPKFA